The stretch of DNA CTCTGTACAAAattgtactctggggacaccaaagattttttgacatcttaaaaaagtcttgtgaaatgtcccctttaaagttctTTCTTTAGTCCTTGCTGTGAGTGTATAACAGAGAGCTTTATTTCCTCTTTTAGTCTCATCAGAGGTCACACAATAAAGACAAGCCTTACAAATGCTCCAACTGTTACCGTGCGTACTCTGACTCCGCCTCCCTCCAAATTCACGTGTCTGCTCACGCCATCAAGAACGCCAAGGCGTACTGCTGCAGTATGTGTGGCAGAGCGTACACTTCAGTAAGTACATACAAATCTCACTCATATCAGTCTGAACCTTTATTGATCTTCAAAGTTCATTGATATGATATTCATAATGCatttaaagttttataaattATTGTTATTTTGAGGGGCATAATGGGGAGTTCAGGTTGCTATACTGTTGGGTGCTAGCAGTGACCACATGATCTTCACATCTGGTGTCCCATTGGTAGTCACTGCCATACATTACAGCACATTTGCACAAAGTTAAACTCTGACTAATTTTGTTGCATGTCCGAATTCACTCACTTGTTCACTGTTCGCTATATAGGGAATGCTaaaaagtccactatatggggaAGGATTGAACAAAGAAAGTGAAATCGTAATTACCGTGAGCTGTCACAGTAATATttatgttatataaataaacacacatttattatacatttatttgctAAGGTCAAAATCTATTAAATCATGTTTAAAGCACAACTACGAATATGAAACACCACTAGCTCCCTAGTTAGTAGCTAAAACTATATAAAAGGGATGCACCAAAAAATTTTATTCAACCAAAACTATTTAGTCGAAATTCGCACAATTCGGAATAAGTGAAAAGACGAAATAAATTTTACCAAACAATAACGTTTTTGATGACGCACTTAACAAGCAACTGGGGGTATTGTGAAAGGCGTACCTCTTTTataaatgcagcaaacatgtttTCATTGTAAAAGCATTGTAAAGTGTTTAAGAATGGttgccgaatattcggtgcatccctaattcttaaaaataataataactctATAATCGGTACGATTTCACGTCATTATATTTCAATGGAGAAGTATTGTTAGGTTAATAAAATTGAGCATAACAAACTAAAGAAAAGTCTGACATTTTGGATTTTTCTTTCACCGCTTCGCCGGTCTCCGCAATGCATTTCGGGATGTTGGGGATTATACATGGACTGTACACTTAAAATCtaagtgcattgtgggtaaaaatTAGTGAAGGAATGTAGAGTTGTCCACTTTTAATTTGGGCAACACTGCAAAATGGCTGACACCCTATATAGTGCACTAAAGCAAAGAGGACATATCTTAAAAATCTTTTCCAATGTTTAAGTGCtctaattgggtccccagtgcttctatcaacctaataaatgtgaaaaagatcaacacagtaacttttttgtggtaaaccattttctgcaagcatgtgaaaaaatagctcattgaaatttagctccccttatgatgtcaaaaggggatcttattataataatatcgccccttaaagggacactgctcattttccagctgccCTAGagtaaaaaatttgattttacctttttggaatccattcagccgatctctgggtctggcgctagcacttttagcatagctagcacaatctattgaatctgatgagACCATTAGCATTGAGCTCAAAAATTGCCagagagttttgatatttttcctatttaaaacttgactcttctgtagttacatcgtgtactaagaccgacggaaaattaaaagttgggattttctaggcagatatggctatgaactTTACTCTCATTccagcgtaataatcaaggactttgctgccgtaacatggcttcAGCAGGCGCAATTGCCcagcagccaaaaatagtcccctgccattgaaagttactaaggagactattttcgggcgctgctgtgctgtgtaatatcactacgccttctgcagccatgttacatcagcaaagtccttgattattaccccagaatgagagtatagttcatagccatatcggcctagagaATTGCAATACTtcattttctgtcggtcttggtacacaatataactacagagtcaagtttaaaagaaaatatcaactctttgcttattttttgtgtgatgctaatggtcttatcaaattcaatggattatgctaggctatgctaaaagtgctagcgccagacatGGAGATCAGatcaaaaaggtaaaaatcaaataggggagctggaaaatgagcatattttcaaaaaagcggtgtgtccctttaatctttggcactgccatttagtgcagaaagggagaaaaaaataatcgacagcacaattgagtttcaatttcaacaaaccactattATGGTGATTAgcgtttgcatttcatcagctcatttgcatttaaaggggcacccaaaacagcaaatttttacTGTTGCGATCTCCCCCATTCAAATCAATTAATCTTGTTAATATGAAGTATCTTTGTATCTTTGAATTCAGACACAGCTATGTCAACGTTGCTTATGTTGCCTCAGTGAATGACTTTTGGTTAACTGCTAactttttgataactttttgatAACTGAGCAGTGAAATGTTTTTATCTTCATTCATGAACACATACCCAATAATGTTTTATCTGTGCATATCATCTCTCAGGAGACGTACCTTATGAAACACATGGCTAAGCACACCGTGGTAGAACACATGGTGAGTCAACACTCTCCGCAACGGACCGAATCACCCAACGTTCCCATCCGCATCTCGCTCATCTGAAGACGCTGATCCTGCATCAGTCTGCGGTCGGTCTTTCCCAATGTTGGCGTAAGCAAAATCACCTGTTCTTGGTGGTttcacattttttgtgtgtttgttcgtTTGTTTTACTTCATTCCAGAAGGTATTGGACTGTGCGGATGGAAGTTCAGAAAAGGAGCAGCAGTGTTTATTTGGGAGGTTTTGTTCCTCTTCTTGAACTCATTGTTAAGAGGGAATAATCGGGAATCCAAAGATGGTTTAGCAGCACTTTCAGGCCACACAGTTAGTTTTGGCTTTAAACATTTCGGGTCTGTTACGACAATAAAGGCATTGCTCTGGGCAGCTAAACGGTAGGTATTatgcataaaaaaacaaacatacgcCGTATGTTTTAAACATGGACCAAGTCCAGTACCTCTTCTCATATTTTTCTATGCTGTCTGGGAAAATTCCCCTTTTTTGGGCAACTCAAAGTTGGCTTGGAGACCAATGGTCTCGTGTTTTAATAATGTCAAtcataaaatgttttcatgCATATAAAATTTCCTCGCTTCCTGgggaaaatgtaataaaaatagcTTTAGCGTTAAGATAAAATTTTTATTAAGAGGACTGTTATGAAACTGCAGAGGACTTTATAAACAAATCAGCACATTTGGATGTTATTATTGCTTCAGAAATGTGTGTGCCAAAAATAGATATGTTAAAATGGCATACCATTCGGATATTTCCCAGCACTGAACAGAACGGGCAAATACACTTATGACTCTGCGACGACTCGAACCATCTGCCTTGTGTTACGGGTTTGAGTTGGCATTTGCATTTGACATGTGAGATAAATTAaactcacaaaaaaaaaacaacgaaCATTATTTCACCCCTAAAGAAAAAAAGTTGCAGTGTGACATAAAAATGACCGTAAGCCCCGCCCACATTGTAATTACTGTAACACAACAAAAAAGATGATACTGTATTAAAGTGATCAAGTGCATTTGTAAAGAGCTATTTTAAGTATACATAATGGTAGTATTGTTAAACTTATTGTGtgtattaaaagaaaaaactaaaccaTTGTGGCCAGATAGGATCGGGGGTTAATTCGTCATAAAATAATGTCACATTGCAAGAAGTCTGACTGAATCGGGCTTTGTATTTCATGCAAAATAtctgtatttttctttttgtgGTGAAATAGATTACCAGGCATTACTTTGTGAGATTTACACAAAGTAGCACAAAATCTGCATTTTACACATAAAAGCTCATGAGATTACCCATGAGGTTTGTGTAGCTGTATCTATATCTAGAATACCTCCCTGgattattatacacatttataCTTACTATtatgtttaaatattaacaactaacatgtttatttttcacattttaagccttaaccaTTTTATCACTAGTTGTTTACCATCAcgttttctatattttataccATATTGGTGTTTACTTGTGTACTCTGTACttttatgtaatattatttCCTAGCATGAACATGCTGTAAATAAACGATACAGTACTTAAGTGTTAACCAGTTTATATAAAATGACTACATGTCtagttattataaaaatatacctTTTTAATTCACTTTAAATTGTGGTACTAAGACTTGGCTGCTACAAGAAAAGTCAAGATATTGAGAGGGGGACTTTGTAAAagttaatgaataaataaatgagaaaatccaATACCGGTGTATGTGTTCAATCCCGCATAATCACGGCTGCCGTTTAATGCTTTCCTTATGGTAAGTGAGAGCTACATTTATCTTCGTTGAAATGTTTTGTGAATGAAAGATGATGTTTATGAatagtttattatttttatgtggGATTCTATCTTAAAGGTCCACAGTGTAGACTTTTAGTGGCATTTAGTGCTaaaattgtgaattgcaaccaattgCTCTGTCCATAGCTCACCCCTCCTATttcgaaacacatagagaagctacggtagccgcaacaggacaaacatgtcatcgtctgagacaatcACTGCATCCGAAACCGTCTACTTCCATACATATAGTATGGAATTATGCGATTTCAGACGCAGCGAACGTAGTGATGAAacgcagtttgtccgtttagggctactgcactgcaaaaaatgatttaagaaaaaaaattcttagtatttttgtcttgtttatagtaaattcttaaattaagatgctttttcttaatgaagtttttcttgatttttttcttgatttaagtgtttaagaaaaattttcaatatttttttgcttaccccattggcagatatttttgcttgttttatgaattttatttcttgaaaaaaatttttgcaaaatgacttacaaattgtttttaattatttttgtcttgtttttagtttaatttttagtaaaaattcttaaattaagatgctttttcttgatgaggaaaacgacccaagaaaataagtttagtttttagaccaaaaatatcaaatttaagtgattttgtgcataaaacaagcaaaaaaatctgccaatggggtaagcaaaaaaatcttgaaaatttttcttaaacattacATTCAAGAAATATtggcttaccccattggcagacttttttgcctgttttatgcacaaaatcacttaaatttgatatttttggtctaaaaactagacttattttcttgggtcgttttactcatcaagaaaaaccatcttgatttaagattttttagatatttttactgaaaacaacactaaaatactaagaattattttcttgaaaatcattttttgcagtgtacttagtatttttgtcttgttttcagtaaaatatctaaaaattcttaaattaagatgtattttcttgatgagcaaaacaaccttggaaaataagtctagtttttagacaaaaaatataaactttaagttaattagtgcttaaaacaagctgaAAATATCTGCCATTggaataagaaatattttcttaaaataagtttacttttttcataaacacttaattcaagaaatattttcttattccattggcagatttttttgcttgttttaagcacaaattcacttaaaattattttttttttgttcattttgctcatcaagaaaatacatcttaatttaaaatacatcttaatCAGTGTAACAGACTCAACCTGTGCTGAGGCACGTAAGGTTCAGTTATTGACAAAAGTCagtatatttaataataaatattaatagatttattgaaatgcaaataacaaaaaagtaatattttaaaattgaaAGGAAAAATAGTTTTATGGATTTATGTGGGGAGAGTGGTTTGATCTTGGCCCTCGATGACTCGACTCTCAGCGGTGACGTCCTGCAGGAGGACGTGAACACATCACATCATCTGAATATTAACCACTACAGTCGGAATACATACACGTAACTCTTACTTTGTAATCTAGTTAACCATAACTATCATTTTACTAGTATAAGAATTATACTTACGCTACAGTCTGTCTCAGCCAGTATCATCAGACATTCAATGCGTTCAGACATTTGTGCTGCTGTTTGTTGTAGTCGAGCATTTTCTTCTTCAAGCAAATTCATTCTGTGTAAGTCAGACATGAAATGCACGGTTTATTGATAAACAATAGACATTAGcctttttcaaacagagatgcgtccggatttttggttcattcacactccCAATGATTTGCTGGAATCTTtgcgtgcattcacacacataccgtAAAGAGCGTTGAAGTATTTAgctaacttcaaattcaaggactttccaggtccaatacccacaacttcaaggactaaatgtgcggacacatttcaagtgagagcaaggttacatcgtgttaccttttaagatacattgttacagttccccttcgagggacctcgcgctgcgtcactgcggcgacactttggggacgcctccaggggtaagtgtgtctgaatgtgtatatcaaattcaaccaatggtgaggcttaacaacaaagacagggtgacgcgagagccaggaagtatatcgctatctgaaatattgccaaaaatggcattacaggaacgcagcgtctcgttcccttctcagagaacaacagttacacaCGTAACCCGAGaagttttcatgtgtcaaacacaactatgcaaaaaagcattttggtatgaatcaacattcacatacagaagatataaacatttaaagcaaacagtttagcatgtgtgcttaaaaagtctagaatttttatgatattatcctacactacacagggaataatatggaatttttttccagaaaacttcttgcataaaatagattcaagcactttcaatgacctgtatctatgcatgtatattttcaaaaacttcccagggccttaaaTTATTTCTCCcaaattcacaaactttcaaggacccgtgggaaccctgtatattggtgcatccctaatcaTATTTTCTTCTTCTAAGCAATATGTTACGTAAGGCTTTGCTATTTCATGGAATAAGTCACGGCAGTGGGCATCGACcacacctattgaccaatcagaatcaaggactggatCTACCCgtttaataaatacatgtacataacatatactgtatatataacaTCATACCTCATCTGCATGATGGAAATTGTATCCAAAGCGTTTTTTCGCCCTTCTTCCAAATCGTGGAGTTGATTGAGAAGATCTGTTTTGTTGTGAAGCAAAGCCTCATTTTCAGATGTAACCAGATTCATCATGTCCGTCATCTGAGGTGCAGGAATCATCATTTCAAACGTTTCAATAATCtcattttatttctgtattaTCATGAGTGTGTTACCTTCTCTTCCTGCTTCTTGACAATATAAATCTCTTTCTCCAGGTCTTTAATTTTTTCATTACGCCACCCTGTTTCCCTCACGTACACAGCTTTGGCTCGGCTCAGCTTGTTTTTGTAACGGATCTGTTTGTCGTTATATTTACTGGAAAGATAAAGCGATGAGATGACGTTTgtgttttaaagctttaaatgtATTCAGAATCACTCGATGTACCTTCTCTGGGTGTCTATGCTAACAAGGGCGAGCTTGAGTTCTGTCTTGAGAGATTCTGTCTCTTGTTGACCGCTGCTCAGTCGCTTCTCCAAATCTTTAATGTTTTCCTCAAGCTGCTTTTTTTAGGAAACAGAAATGAATTAGTATCAGTCAAACCGTTGGGAATATACTAATAGTGAAAACTCTTCAAAAGTGTCTTTACCTGCTTCAGGTGTTCTTCACGATGTCTTTCCACTTCCTGAGTCTCTAGCTTTTGTAATTTAATCACCAACTTTTTGATCTGTGAATGAAGTAGAGTCATGTTTACCTTGACGTATCCATTTGTATCCATTTGTTTTCCACCTTAGCTCTTACCTCCACCTGAAGTCCACCAATGGTGTTCCTGTAATCTTCTGCCTGCTTCTCGCAGAGGTTCTGGAAGTTTTGTGCCAGCTGCTCTGCCTCGGTCCTCTTCCTCCTGTGTTCTTCACACTCTTCCTCTGTCCTCCTCCGCAGGTCCGTTTCCATCTCAAACTCCACCTGGAGCTTCAGGGTGATCTGTGTCAGATCTCTGATCATGTTTAATCTCTCCTTCATGTCTTCAAGACACCTGTGAGAACAGGCCAAAAGCTTGTCTACATTTACATAAACAGTATTGGTAGACGCAGTACTTTTAAGGCcacaatatgtaggattttcaccactagaggtcgcTATTTCACAATTTTAAAAACAAGGGTGAAGCTtgaaggattactccactttcataaaaaaatccagataatttactcacccccatgtcatccaagatgtttatgtttttctttgttcagtcaaaaagaaattaagttttaagaggaaaacattgcaggatttttctccatatagaggactttagtggacctcaacagtttacagtttcagtgcagcttcaaacggctctaaacaatcccaaccgaggcataagggtatTATCTAGCGAACGCGAACCGATCACcatttttgaaataaaaaaattatttcagctttttgctcaaatttggtattttttttgtctgacccgatggtgtagtggacagtgctccgacatatggtgcagacgcacttccggcgacccgagttcgaatcccggctcgaggtcctttgccgatcccatacccctctctccaccctgtacTATCCTGTCACCTCGTAATTACTGTCTtatcaaataaaggcaaaaatgggcCAAAAAAAATTTGGgtctttttgaagaaacctacccatatatGAGAGgagataaaaagagaacaaatgaacaTAGAATGAAACttcttgtttaaaagcagagggtctgtactttaatttgatttactgtatgtttatattgAAAGAAGAAGATTTTCTGGAAggctttttatgattttcacaggCGCTGGCTGAAAATATTTTGGATTGTGAGATTAAAGGTTATAAGTTCAGtgtctctgtttgaaaacttttttattttgtatcaaATATGATGCTACTCTTAGTGTGTTTATTTGCTATAGTTAATGATGTAACAGGAAATTACCATTTATGAATGTCCTCTTCCTGTGATTTCTTGTCTCTTGGTGAATTGGCGGTGGCATCGGCAGCTTCACGCTGT from Paramisgurnus dabryanus chromosome 14, PD_genome_1.1, whole genome shotgun sequence encodes:
- the LOC135740806 gene encoding uncharacterized protein isoform X1, with translation MEQRLLEEGLDPSASSDERLSLLWDLLVRTEETVSSLNQSIQDLHKQHNAEIQKVQQYVNEIKSLTKTRDSVALDLERENETLRVTLDEIQLQKEAQKSEITEMLLQEGLADILPMSLSEQVAYILADRASLLEKIQTRTDMDSKTIGHPMESTSQGETVVKVEPLQGQSPWKKLMGLRKAAQTKHKLMPGTDSRYTEDSNPKGRSLQELERDVEEASARLAMAHKEIRRLTDELESAQLTQKAFEPELQEAQMEVEHLRREVEKLKRCELAELRKTKERNGKLEEELCHMRETKRLQTEHLRFLEREAADATANSPRDKKSQEEDIHKWCLEDMKERLNMIRDLTQITLKLQVEFEMETDLRRRTEEECEEHRRKRTEAEQLAQNFQNLCEKQAEDYRNTIGGLQVEIKKLVIKLQKLETQEVERHREEHLKQQLEENIKDLEKRLSSGQQETESLKTELKLALVSIDTQRSKYNDKQIRYKNKLSRAKAVYVRETGWRNEKIKDLEKEIYIVKKQEEKMTDMMNLVTSENEALLHNKTDLLNQLHDLEEGRKNALDTISIMQMRMNLLEEENARLQQTAAQMSERIECLMILAETDCSDVTAESRVIEGQDQTTLPT
- the LOC135740806 gene encoding uncharacterized protein isoform X2, yielding MEQRLLEEGLDPSASSDERLSLLWDLLVRTEETVSSLNQSIQDLHKQHNAEIQKVQQYVNEIKSLTKTRDSVALDLERENETLRVTLDEIQLQKEAQKSEITEMLLQEGLADILPMSLSEQVAYILADRASLLEKIQTRTDMDSKTIGHPMESTSQGETVVKVEPLQGQSPWKKLMGLRKAAQTKHKLMPGTDSRYTEDSNPKGRSLQELERDVEEASARLAMAHKEIRRLTDELESAQLTQKAFEPELQEAQMEVEHLRREVEKLKRCELAELRKTKERNGKLEEELCHMRETKRLQTEHLRFLEREAADATANSPRDKKSQEEDIHKWCLEDMKERLNMIRDLTQITLKLQVEFEMETDLRRRTEEECEEHRRKRTEAEQLAQNFQNLCEKQAEDYRNTIGGLQVEIKKLVIKLQKLETQEVERHREEHLKQLEENIKDLEKRLSSGQQETESLKTELKLALVSIDTQRSKYNDKQIRYKNKLSRAKAVYVRETGWRNEKIKDLEKEIYIVKKQEEKMTDMMNLVTSENEALLHNKTDLLNQLHDLEEGRKNALDTISIMQMRMNLLEEENARLQQTAAQMSERIECLMILAETDCSDVTAESRVIEGQDQTTLPT